GCACTGCTCACTCTCACCCTCCCTACATCCCACTCCTCCTCGTCTCTACCATCCATCTGTCTTGGGAGCCGACAGGATGTCTAATAATCCGAACATAGTGAATACACCAGAGTCCTGCAGTCTCATTGGTGCCTTGGCTGCAATCTACCcctgctgtgtgcatgtgctgctACAGCATGAGGGTCAACCAATTGTATATCTATAGTTATGTGTGATGCTGTTTTTTCATGTTGCCAagattgttttaaaaaatacacttttttgttGATTGCAGCAGGAGCATGGCCACATTAAAATCACCCCTGTGTTCCTGGTCTTTGGCTCTGGTGCTCTGTTGCTGACACTTTGGCGTACACTATGTTATGGGGTGCCAAGTGGCACATGCTTAATGTTGTGCACAAAATTCTTTGTGTGCCACAAAATTAAAGTTCTGTAAGATGCATTATGTGCAAATACACTTTAGTTTGGTTGAGTTATATCACTTTTTATATCACcaaatgtatttcatgttgcacatgaagaaaacagaaattaatGAAGTTAAGGTATTATTAGAATACATACaacatgttcattttaaacTCCTGGAATGAATAACACTTTAATGATATTTAAAGAGCATTTCATAACACAACAATACATTGAAAAGTCATCAAGAAAGTGTTCTGTGCCCCAAGTTTGACAAATAATAGTAATCTTACTCTAATGATATTCAAATTATAATCATTTGCTTTTGTCTAACCCTTTTGTGAcacagtatgtatgtaaattGACCCTTGCTGTGTAGAgatgtaatataaatataacatattatatGATGCAAAAGTGTATTATCTGTTATCATATTatcatctgtttttattgtctatTATTTTATCAACAGAGTAACATTGAAAAATGTAACTGTAATCAAAGACGAATATTTTTCCTCGATAAATTATTCCCATTAGAGTAAGCAGGTGTTTAGTGAATAATTGTATGCAGTTATGTCCTTATTATGTAACTGTGCCATCAACTGTGATCCGGAGAGGGGAAACAACAGCTCTGAGGTTCTGTCCTGCATGCTGTTTGTCTCCTCACACAGTGGTACCCAAAGAGTAATTCCACTAAGTCCTGCAGGCTTATCTGTTGGACATTTCCCAATAGCTTACATGTGCAACACACCAATACATTTGATATTTCACTCTTTCTATGTGTCTAATTTATCTGCTTCATCTGTCAACCTGCTGTTGGCTTCTCGGATTAGAGAGTGAAGATCTCTTCCCAACAGCTCCATCCCTTTGTTCAACCaaactctgtttctgtttttgtgagaGTGCATGTGTGGTCAGGTTGAATTGGTGGGCTAGACCCTGTCACACACATTCCTTTTCATTCAGCtggaacagaaagaaagagagagagacaaaaaggggTGAAAgtaagagtgagagagggagagtgagtcAGAGGCtggggagaagggaggagagggggagagcggGAGAAAGCCAAGAGACATTTGTAGTTGAGTGGACGAGCACAGACAATCCCTGGCACACAGCTCTTTGAGTGTCATGTAAACCACCCCTTCGCTCTCCCTTTTTGTCCCATTCACTGCCTGCCACCCTCCCTTCTCTTTGCCTCACCCTGTGGCCTCTCTGCTTTGGACTCGGGGGGTTCGCCTGCCTTTATAAAAGCCCTGTTTGTGTCCTGAGTGAGCTTCATTCCTGATCATGGAGAGTCAGAAATTCCAGTCCTCGTACAGGAAGCGTTTTGGGCCCCAGGGCTCTAGCAGCACAGGAGTCAGAATCGGGAGCCTTTCTTCCAGCCGCCTCTCCTGGCATGGCACCCCTCGCAACCTCACCCACTCCAGCCCGATATCCCGGGTCTCCTTGGGCTCAACCAACACAGCCCTGCTCCTGGGGAGCCCCATGGACCGACTGGACTTCTCAGCTGAGTCCCTGATGAAGGCCCAGTACAAGGAGACTCGCACCAACGAGAAGATGGAGATGATGGGCCTAAATGACCGTTTTGCCAGCTACATAGAGAAGGTGCGCCTGTTGGAGCAACAGAACAAGGTGCTGGTGGCAGAGCTGAACCAGCTGAAGGGGAAGGAGCCCAGCCGCCTGGGAGACATCtaccaggaggagctgagagagctGCGCAGGCAGGTGGACAGTCTCACTGCTGGCAAAGCTCGGCAGGAGATAGAGAGGGACAACCTGGCTGCAGATCTGGCCATGCTCAAGCAGAGGTAGGTGGAAGCAGGGTGGAACTCCTGTGGGTGGAGGATCATGTTGGTGTGATGCACTGTCACACCGTGTCACCACCCTGTTATGTCTCTCCTTTGCTCTTATTGCTCTAGTCACTActaattacttgttttgtttgcttgcttgtaCTTTGTGATGATGAAATGTTAAATTTGGCACTTATTTGGAAGtttctttgaaaagaaaagcagctcaaTTGCTATAAGATAAATGTAGAAGAATTTCTGCACAGTTTTATgtaataaaaatagaaatttaAAGCATATAAACAGACTCCTTAATAAGGGGgcttacatttaaaatgtaaaataactaataaaaagacataaaagatggaggagaggagtatCAAACTCCTTTCTGCTTTCTCCATTCTTCTACATCTATATTTGGGGTTTTACTcaattcatttctgttttatcttcTGTTAAGTGTGCAAGActtacttgtttttttgtctcgcTACTTCTTCCATGCATCTTTTTAGTTCAAAGTAGCACTAGCATTACATCCTGTCATTTGCATTTATCACTGTCAAGAGTTGGTCACATATGTGTAggctttgttttaatgttgatgCCGAGCACTAGTTGCTTTGGAATTTTCTTAGATACCAGGACAAGAAATTTAATTCAGCTTGCCAAGATTTGAGGTCTCTCAGAACAAAATAAGACAGGTTTGTTGCATAgctgagttttttctttttttaaattacgaATGCATTTATATGCAGATTTGGTTTGTCTCTGATTTGTTGGAATGCAGACCACTGTGCTCAGCCAGAGCTTTACTCCTGGATCCCTCTTTACAAACTTGATCCTGACTGAACCCCTCGCCGCCATTGAGTGAGTGTGGAGGAATGAGGCAAACACAATGGTAGCCCTCCACAAAAGGAAGCAGACAGCAAGGCAGATGTTCTCTTGTCCCCTGCAACTTCAAAACACAGATTCACTGCAGTTCTAGTTTTTTTCACTTAAGGTGCACACATGGCATGAATCTATAATTTAATTTAGTCAGAAGAATAAGCGATTGAATGTTGCTGAGGGTGGAAAAGTCTACGTCAGTCTCCTCTCTACCCTCTGATTACCACACAGCTGCTGGTCCCCTGAAAGGACGCACAGTGAATAGTGATGGCCGTGGCTGAGAGGGTCAAAGATCACATTTGTGATTCCTGCAGGTTTTCTCGAACCACTCCATTCAGCAAACTCTGCGTGAAGCTGTACAGATGTTCCCCCAAGTCTGGACATTTATGTTTCCATGCCTCTGTGCATATGGCAGATGGATTGCAGggtggtgtgtgtctgcatgtgaggcagtgcatacacacatgcaccctttgtgtgcgtgcgtgtttgtgtgtgtgaactccaTCCCGTGGGAAAGGCCTCTGGCTGTTAGATTGGAGTGAATGTGTAATGATGCGTAAGCTGCCCTTTCAGCTGAGCCCCGGTCGACCCCTGAGCAGCACCAAAGCTCACACAAAAAATCTGATCGAAATGCTTGAAATAGGTTTTCAGTCCCCATAGTTTGACTCTTATTATACAGGAAAGTCTCATTTGAATTACAGAAAACTGTATGCTTGTTTCTCTCTTACTGATGTTGTACCATAAAGGagcagatggagggaaaaaagcacGATCAGACATGAAAgcaaaatgattattattttagggattttttgttatttgaaaaCATatcttattaaaatgtatgttatgATATATAAACGTATGTTTTCCTGTTAAATAAGATATTCATGAATCTGGAAATTATTAGGATGTCGCTTCAATGGAACAAATGTACTTAAAAACTCTTGCTAACCCTAACTTTTTCTAATTATAGGTTAACAAATATTAAACTACAAAAAAATGGAGTGTTGTTAATACGGTATTCTTAAATGACAGCAGGGAAATTAGCTGTTTGTATGATCACCTATGAAGCACTTTAATCAAGCTTTTACTGTGACTTACCTAGGTTGCAAGATGAGATTGGCCTTCGACAGGATGCAGAGAACAATTTGAATGCCTTCAGACAGGTAATTCTGCTGATATTTCTCTGAATTCACAATCAAAACAATCAATACATTCAACATGTCTGACTGTCCACCCTGTGTTTCACTCTTAACTTAGGATGTGGATGAGGCTTCTCTAAATCGTGTCCAGTTAGAGAGGAAGATCGATGCTCTGCAGGATGAGATAAACTTCCTGAAGAAGACTCATGAGGAGGTAAGAAAACATGTTCTATCAACTATCACGCCCTGTACCTTTAACCACATTTATTCACCTCATTTGAACGTCTACTTTTCTTcacttcttcctctgcctccccccATCTCAGGAGCTGCGTGAGTTACAGGAACACATCATGGCCCAGCAGGTGCATGTTGACCTGGATGTTTCCAAACCAGACCTGACTGCTGCTCTGAGAGACATCAGGGTCCAGTATGAAACCATGGCTAGTTCAAACATGCAGGACACTGAGGAGTGGTACCGATCCAAGGTCAGACGACTCAGATATGCCTTTCATGAATAGTACTGAGAAGTTCAGTAATACACATCCAAATTACATTAGATGTAACTTTAACTGTCCTTGTGAGGAGATTGGGGTATCCAGCAGAGACATCGTACATACTTACAGGCTGTTGAACTGTTTGCCTTTGTACACAGTTTGCTGACCTGACGGATGCAGCCAATCGAAATGCAGAAGCCCTGCGTCAGGCCAAACAGGAGGCCAATGAATACAGGCGTCAGATCCAAGGGGTGACCTGTGATCTTGAGGCTCTCCGTGGGACAGTAAGTTCACTAAACCACATAAAACActgtgtgaaaacacatttgttggtGCAATCCATCTTTGATATGATGGACATGATGAAGCTTCTTCAATTACATATTTAGTGTAAAATTGGACACTTCCATTCTTTTCTACAGGAAGGCTGATAGTAATAACAGTCAGTAGTAACTGCAAAAATAGTTGTAGAGATAGTTGTGTTAGCAGCATTGGTAGGGTGGTAGGCAGTAGATTTATAGTAGCAGATatagtagtatcagtagtagaaGAAGGGTTAGGTATTCTAACAGTATTAGTGTTGGCAGCAGATTTGGCCTTTTAAATAATCTCAGTAGAACAGTCTGCCGCATTAGATGTTGGTGTTCATTACTTTgtcttgtctcttctctttgAGAACGAGTCCCTGGAACGCCAGCTCCGGGAGGTGGAGGACCGCTTCGCCATGGAGACTACTGGTTACCAAGATACAGTGAGCcatctggaggaggagatcCATGCGTTGAAGGAGGAGATGGCGAGACACTTGCAGGAGTACCAGGACCTTCTCAACGTCAAGCTGGCCCTGGATATCGAGATTGCCACCTacaggaagctgctggagggagaggagagcaggtgGGGTTTGACACAAccaacaaatgtaaacaatgatAGTAAATATTCTTGTTTGTCAGTGATTGTAGTTGTCCCTTCTCTGTTCCTCCAGGATCACCATTCCAGTTCAGAGCTTTTCCAACCTGCAGTTTAGAGGTCAGTATCAAATGTGATGCTCTTCCCTTTGTTGATTTAGTTTTTGCTTTTTGGACAAATTGGTCCAAATTTTTCAGCAAATTTCATGTtcaatatatttgaatatttcttgTTAACAAGTAAAGtgttggcctgatggtggcactagaagaAAGATCAAGGGGTCTTCAAAATCAATAGTAATCATATTTAGGCACCATGAATATCCATAGGAACTGGAGCTGTGTAAtttagaaaaatacagaattagTGCTAACTGGCCGGGTAGTTGTCTAAATATCTCGCTCACCATCTTACATGCTTTTTGCCCCCTGAATGTCGTATTTTGGAACATCCCAGCTGAatttgtgatatatatatatatatttggaaCAGTACTTGATAGTAAAATGCCTTTGAACAGAGGATAACTGCACTGAAtgttcccctctttctccctctattCATCCTCTAGAAACTAATCTGGACACTAAAACCCCAGAGGCCCACGTGAAGAGGAGCATCTTGGTTCGAACTGTGGAGACCAGAGATGGGGAGGTATGTGCATCACAGTTTTCCTCACTCACACTGAAGCAGGCCAATCTGCACATTGCACCCATTCCCTCTGGAGGGCAATGTTGAACCCTTCTGCAGGTTTTCACACTCATTCACTGTCGCTCAGCACACCTGATGCCATATGCAGTGAGAACTCTCCAGAGATTTGttctttcttctatttttaACTCTGatcccttttcttttcagatCATTAAGGAATCAACAACTGAACACAAAGACCTTCCTTAGTTTTACCACCGGCTCTCCCATTTTGTCTTCAGTCATGATCTGAGCATTTTGAACGATTAttacaacatttttctttccaaagCCCAAAGCTGCCCCATCAGAGTCATCACATCATTTAATTTTTCTAATATGCTAATATGTTTACTGCCCCACAATGTTGACATAATCATTAAATACTCCTAGACTCCCTTATTAGAATTTCTGCCAAAAACATCAATGTTTAGCTTTTTTACAAATCTTGAGTTGGATGAAGATCAGTCTTCTTTAATgagtaaaaacagtaaaaactaCTGGAAATTACTAGTGACCTGTCTTATTTTAACCAGATTTTTAGCATTGTTTGATTAGCTGCCGTTGAAGAGGCCTTGAAACGTAGCGATTGTGTTCAGCTAATACGTAGCGTGGTGGAGGTTGACGTGTGgttatgtgtatgtgaaatgtGGCAAGAGAAGTATAAGATGGAGTTTGCAGAGGTCAGAATTGGATTTAGGCAGGGAATGAGAGATATGTGTATATTAGAGCAGCTTTTGGCAGAAGGACAGATGAATTTGGGTGGTTTTTAACCCTTGTCTGGTGCTACtttgcatttctttcctttgttgTAGCAGCCacctcagtttgtgtgttgttttaagcattttagttgtgttttttttccatgtgacTGCACCAATGGCAGATGCCCATTGCTGAATGTTTGTATGCTTTCCACTCAGAGGGCAGTGACCATGGCAACCTTTACAGCGATGTCACATGCCTACTGATTATAAAAAGTGTAAGCTGTCCCAtcaacaggtgcaacaaaacaacaagtcaGAGTCAGAAGGGTCTGTACAAACCTACACAGTCCCGATGGGAGTCCCAACTGAGAGTGTGTAGGGCGTTTAAACTCCATCACATCCTCTATTCATCACACACCTGATGAGCTGGTGTTGTCCTATAATTTTTTGACACCAGGACGTGCCAGGTCATGTCCACGTATCTAGGTGTTAGAGACAGAGCCGTttggaggtgtggaggaggtCTTTGGAAGCTGATTGATCTTTTCTCTCCAGCCTCCAGTTAATCCACCAACGTCCCTCCTCCATATTTACCGGCCAatttctgctgtgtttgacTGATAGCGGAGCGAGATCTGTGGAGATAAGCTCCAACAAATCCCACAACCCAACCCTGCACCAGAAACTCTTGTTTTTTAGGCCGCTGTGGTAAAAAGGAAAGGAGACTGGAAGGAAGAATGGATGAACGGACGTCATAGCTCAAACACTGTAATCCAAGCCTCGTGCTTTGCTGGAAGCCCCACTGACTGAAGCCGTGCTGACAGGCCCTGCCACTAATGAGAGTGCTTCTACGCTGAAG
The sequence above is a segment of the Enoplosus armatus isolate fEnoArm2 chromosome 17, fEnoArm2.hap1, whole genome shotgun sequence genome. Coding sequences within it:
- the gfap gene encoding glial fibrillary acidic protein, whose amino-acid sequence is MESQKFQSSYRKRFGPQGSSSTGVRIGSLSSSRLSWHGTPRNLTHSSPISRVSLGSTNTALLLGSPMDRLDFSAESLMKAQYKETRTNEKMEMMGLNDRFASYIEKVRLLEQQNKVLVAELNQLKGKEPSRLGDIYQEELRELRRQVDSLTAGKARQEIERDNLAADLAMLKQRLQDEIGLRQDAENNLNAFRQDVDEASLNRVQLERKIDALQDEINFLKKTHEEELRELQEHIMAQQVHVDLDVSKPDLTAALRDIRVQYETMASSNMQDTEEWYRSKFADLTDAANRNAEALRQAKQEANEYRRQIQGVTCDLEALRGTNESLERQLREVEDRFAMETTGYQDTVSHLEEEIHALKEEMARHLQEYQDLLNVKLALDIEIATYRKLLEGEESRITIPVQSFSNLQFRETNLDTKTPEAHVKRSILVRTVETRDGEIIKESTTEHKDLP